The genomic interval CGGCGGCATGACCCGCATCAGGTTCGAAGGGTATTTCTCACCCGGCGCATGCGCAGGGACCCCTAACGTATGCCGTCAAGCTACGTCAAAGACTGTGGAATTGCAAGGCAGGTTCGGATGGGATCATCACCGAGTACCTTCCCGGGCTGATCGGGCGGTGACCGTCAGGCGTGGAAAGTGAGTGGCTTCGTCTTACCCGTGTAGTAAACTTAGGTGGTGTACATCACAGGGAGAGGTGGCCCATGAGCACCGTTACTGTTTCGGAGAAGGGCCAAATGATCATTCCGGCCGATCTCAGGAGGCGGCTCGGCATAGTTGCCGGGACCAAGCTCGAAGTCACGGCGGACAGCGGCGGCTTTCGGGTTCAAGTCGATCCCAGGCGCAAGACGCGCACTGCCGCTGAATGCGTGGGCATCTTTGGCGAGTACAAAGGCCCGCCGGTTGCCGTCGAGAAGCTTTCCGGCGACGAAGCCGCGCGGCGGTTAGCCCGGCGCGGCAACCTCAAGCTGTGATTTCGCTCGACACGAACGTACTGGCGCGCCTTGGCATGGCTGCCAATGACCGCCGGCAATCGGAGGCCGCGGCGGCGCTCATCGATAGCGGCGGTGTTTTCTTCGTGCCGTTGACGGTCACGCTTGAGCTTGAATGAGTGTTGCGGGGCGTCTACCGGATCGGCCGTACTAAAATCAGCGCCGGCTTGCACGGCCTTATCGCAGTCCGCAATTTGCACTTCGAGCAAGAGGCAGCGGTGCTCGCGGCGTTACCGCTCTACGAAGATGGCTTCGATTTCACCGATGCGCTGCATCACGCCAGCAGCGCCGGCTGCACGACCTTCGCGACCTTTGATGACAGCTTTTTCAAGCTTGCGGCAGCGCGCGGCTTGGCGCCTCCGGTGGAATTGGTCTGAATCGGACCTTCGTCCTCTTGCCAATCTCGAAGCGAATCAGCCTGTGTGAACGAAGAGCAAGGCGCGCGATCGAGCCGCCCGCGCAAGACGAAAAAAGGGCGGCCGAAGCCGCCCTTGAATCAAATCAGGAAACTGTTATTTTTTCCAGCGCCGGCGCAGGCCCACGAATGCCGCGCTCAACAGCAGCGCCAGGAGACCCGCATCCTTGCCGTTCGGGTTCACCGTGCAACCGCCGTCGTCATCGTCGTCAACAGCAGCAGGGGGAGGGGTCGTGCCACCAGCAGGGGGAGGGGTCGTGCCACCACCACTGTCGTTGTCGGCGATCGTCAACACCGCAGTCCTTTGCGTACCGAGGGTCGTGCCTGTACCCGGAGCGCTCAACGTCAGGTTGACCGTTTCGCTGGGTTCGGCTGCGGTATCGTTGGTGATCTGCACATTGACCGTTCGGGTCGTTTGGTTGGGTGCGAAGTCGACCGTCGCCGTGGTCGCCGTATAGTCGGAACCAGCAACCGCCGTCCCGTTCGAAGTCGCGAATTGCACTGACGAG from Burkholderiales bacterium carries:
- a CDS encoding AbrB/MazE/SpoVT family DNA-binding domain-containing protein, with protein sequence MSTVTVSEKGQMIIPADLRRRLGIVAGTKLEVTADSGGFRVQVDPRRKTRTAAECVGIFGEYKGPPVAVEKLSGDEAARRLARRGNLKL